The genomic segment CTTTCGCGGGCAGACGGCACTGTTTGGCGTGCTGAATCTGCCGCTGATGATTCCCGAAATAGTCACCGCCGTGGCCAGCCTGGTGTTTTTTATTGCCATAGATATGACCCTCGGCCTGGGTTCCATCCTGATCGCCCACACCGTGTTCTGTATTCCCTTTGCCTACCTGCCCATTTCTGCGCGCCTGAACAGCATCAGCCAGCAATACGATGACGCTGCCCGCGATCTGTACGCCAGCCGCTGGGCCAGCTTCCGCTATGTCACCCTGCCTATGCTGATGCCCGGCGTGATCTCGGGCCTGATGCTGGCATTTATTGTCTCGATGGACGATTTCATCGTCGCCAACATGGTTGCCGGCCCCGGTGCCACCACCCTGCCAATGACCATTTACAGCCTGGTGCGCATTGGCTTTACCCCGGAAATCAATGCCGTATCCACCCTGCTACTGCTGTTGTCGATGCTCTGCGTCGGCAGCTCCTGGTTACTGAACCGGGCAGACCACAACACCAAGTCCTGATTGCCAAACCCTAACGCCCGATAGCCCCAACGCCTACTTCCGAAAGCGGAGATCGCCATGCAAACCC from the Candidatus Thalassolituus haligoni genome contains:
- a CDS encoding ABC transporter permease yields the protein MTVKMNMNIQHYPGARAITLGCLFVLYAPLVVISIYSFNSLRSITTWGGFTFDWYIKAFNNPSIQSATVNSLSIALTASCIATAIATCAAMALLRGGPFRGQTALFGVLNLPLMIPEIVTAVASLVFFIAIDMTLGLGSILIAHTVFCIPFAYLPISARLNSISQQYDDAARDLYASRWASFRYVTLPMLMPGVISGLMLAFIVSMDDFIVANMVAGPGATTLPMTIYSLVRIGFTPEINAVSTLLLLLSMLCVGSSWLLNRADHNTKS